A genome region from Triticum aestivum cultivar Chinese Spring chromosome 2B, IWGSC CS RefSeq v2.1, whole genome shotgun sequence includes the following:
- the LOC123044031 gene encoding berberine bridge enzyme-like Cyn d 4, producing MARTPRTTILHLVLTLCILSAQNTPSLASSAIDEFLGCLAADIPSRLIQTPATPSYSALLLSTAWNLRYILPDTSKPIGIIAATEHAHVQTTVRCGRRHGVRIRVRSGGHDYEGLSYASIHLHNEPFAVLELAALRAIHVDPARAEAWVESGATIGELYYAVGAASRSLGFPAGSCPTMGVGGHLSGGGFGSLARKYGLSADNVLDAVVVDANGRLMNRSTMGEDLFWAICGGGGESFGIVLSWKVRLVAVPETVTVFSIIRSRNQSAIELITKWQEIAPVLPQNLYLRVLVLNQKATFQALFLGRCGCLHGLMQDRFPELGMTKQNCQEVSWVQSTAFFGFSTTSIPTEQLLNRSSNPHYYLKAKSDHVQEPIPRDVWESIWTAWLEKPEAALLMLDPYGGLMSSISPSETPFPHRQGNLYQLQYYSFWYENGTAAAEKRMSWVRGLYKEMEPYVSKNPRAVYVNYRDLDLGTNELDGNVTSYEKARVWGEKYFKGNFKRLAAVKTMVDPDDFFKNEQSIPPLPAAKI from the coding sequence ATGGCAAGGACACCGAGGACAACAATTTTACACCTTGTCCTAACCCTCTGCATCCTCTCGGCCCAAAACACGCCCTCTTTAGCTTCCAGTGCAATCGATGAATTCCTTGGCTGCCTCGCCGCGGACATCCCGTCTCGCCTCATCCAGACCCCGGCAACCCCGTCCTACTCTGCCCTCCTGCTGTCCACCGCCTGGAACCTCCGCTACATCCTGCCGGACACCTCGAAGCCTATAGGGATCATCGCGGCCACCGAGCACGCCCACGTGCAGACCACCGTGCGCTGCGGCCGCCGCCACGGCGTCCGCATCCGCGTGCGCAGCGGCGGCCACGACTATGAGGGCCTCTCCTACGCCTCCATCCACCTCCACAACGAGCCCTTCGCGGTGCTCGAACTCGCCGCTCTCCGGGCGATCCACGTCGACCCGGCGCGTGCTGAGGCGTGGGTCGAGTCCGGCGCCACCATCGGCGAGCTCTACTACGCCGTTGGCGCCGCCAGCCGCTCGCTCGGGTTCCCGGCCGGCTCGTGCCCCACCATGGGCGTCGGAGGCCACCTCAGCGGCGGCGGGTTCGGCTCGCTGGCACGCAAGTACGGCCTCTCCGCCGACAATGTCCTCGACGCCGTCGTCGTGGACGCCAACGGAAGGCTGATGAACAGGAGCACCATGGGGGAGGACCTCTTCTGGGCTATCTGTGGCGGAGGCGGCGAGAGCTTCGGCATCGTGCTGTCGTGGAAGGTGCGGCTAGTCGCCGTGCCGGAGACCGTCACGGTGTTCAGCATCATCCGGTCAAGGAACCAATCTGCCATCGAACTGATTACCAAATGGCAAGAGATCGCGCCGGTTTTACCTCAAAACCTCTACCTCCGCGTGCTCGTGCTGAACCAGAAGGCTACTTTCCAGGCGTTGTTTCTTGGCCGGTGCGGCTGCCTCCATGGGCTCATGCAAGATCGCTTCCCTGAGCTTGGAATGACGAAGCAAAACTGCCAGGAGGTGAGCTGGGTCCAGTCCACGGCCTTCTTCGGCTTCTCCACGACGTCCATACCAACGGAACAGCTCCTCAACAGGAGCAGCAATCCGCACTACTATCTCAAGGCGAAGTCCGACCACGTGCAAGAACCCATTCCAAGGGACGTGTGGGAGAGCATATGGACGGCGTGGCTCGAGAAGCCCGAGGCCGCGCTGCTCATGCTGGACCCTTACGGCGGCTTGATGAGCAGCATCTCGCCATCGGAAACACCGTTCCCGCACCGGCAGGGGAACCTTTACCAGCTCCAGTACTACTCGTTCTGGTACGAGAACGGGACGGCAGCAGCGGAGAAGCGAATGAGCTGGGTCAGGGGACTCTACAAGGAGATGGAGCCTTACGTGTCCAAGAACCCAAGGGCTGTGTATGTCAACTACAGGGACCTCGACCTCGGGACGAATGAGTTGGACGGTAACGTGACGAGCTATGAGAAGGCTAGAGTCTGGGGAGAGAAGtatttcaaaggaaattttaagAGGTTGGCAGCTGTGAAGACCATGGTGGATCCCGATGATTTCTTCAAGAATGAGCAGAGCATCCCTCCTCTTCCCGCTGCCAAAATATAG
- the LOC123044033 gene encoding uncharacterized protein isoform X3, protein MSLERKEDWNSKQLYFGGACRAVTWTRTVSSNGWRQTCAADVADILVDDGSVHSSLLPGLGKKLTLGDLYSAFPILSPDGDDILYLKSVLEPSIQDGWVAALDLGNKAVKAIGKYYLPDDFYYELRYDLQHPFFACTLSRHLDMTPGTEVSACRKIPEEASSSANHPSNSSICVGELNSCEPRSKIQWPLEWAQKNKRARYAAGSIMQNDHISQLDEKVLELEREIEHELERKKERKTQQQCFKKWDVQCYPPGQSLWPQNNLPARQYFNKPDGPCGPGYASFAPVHGRHNYQPLWQKPPPLKQLFTYSSEFGPHEVPQPSVNNSSGVIYH, encoded by the exons ATGTCGCTCGAGCGCAAAGAGGATTGGAATTCCAAGCAGCTGTATTTTGGGGGTGCCTGTAGGGCTGTCACATGGACTCGGACAGTTTCATCTAACGGTTGGCGCCAGACATGCGCTGCTGATGTCGCTGACATCTTGGTTGACGACGGATCAGTGCATTCGTCTTTGTTGCCCGGGCTGGGCAAAAAGTTGACACTGGGGGACCTCTACTCAGCTTTCCCTATCCTGAGCCCGGATGGTGACGATATTCTTTATCTCAAATCTGTGTTGGAACCTAGTATTCAGGATGGATGGGTGGCCGCTCTTGACTTGGGAAACAAGGCAGTGAAAGCAATTGGAAAGTATTATCTTCCGGATGATTTTTATTACGAACTTCGCTATGACCTTCAACATCCTTTCTTTGCCTGTACATTGTCCCGCCATCTGGATATGACTCCAG GCACTGAAGTCTCAGCGTGTCGCAAGATCCCAGAGGAGGCTAGCAGCTCTGCAAATCATCCAAGTAACTCCTCA ATCTGTGTGGGTGAGCTCAATTCCTGCGAACCAAGGAGCAAAATCCAATG GCCATTGGAATGGGCTCAGAAAAACAAGCGTGCACGGTATGCTGCTGGGAGTATTATGCAGAATGATCATATTTCCCAG CTTGATGAGAAGGTGCTGGAGCTAGAGCGGGAGATAGAGCATGAGCTAGAGCGGAAGAAAGAGCGGAAG ACACAACAGCAGTGCTTCAAAAAGTGGGATGTGCAATGCTATCCCCCTGGGCAGTCATTGTGGCCCCAAAACAATCTG CCAGCGCGGCAATACTTCAACAAGCCAGATGGACCATGTGGCCCTGGTTATGCATCGTTTGCCCCTGTACATGGTCGTCACAACTACCAGCCACTGTGGCAGAAGCCACCACCATTAAAACAGCTTTTCACTTATAGCAGTGAGTTTGGACCTCATGAG GTACCCCAGCCATCCGTCAACAATAGCAGTGGAGTCATCTACCATTGA
- the LOC123044033 gene encoding uncharacterized protein isoform X2, protein MSLERKEDWNSKQLYFGGACRAVTWTRTVSSNGWRQTCAADVADILVDDGSVHSSLLPGLGKKLTLGDLYSAFPILSPDGDDILYLKSVLEPSIQDGWVAALDLGNKAVKAIGKYYLPDDFYYELRYDLQHPFFACTLSRHLDMTPGTEVSACRKIPEEASSSANHPSNSSICVGELNSCEPRSKIQWPLEWAQKNKRARYAAGSIMQNDHISQQLDEKVLELEREIEHELERKKERKTQQQCFKKWDVQCYPPGQSLWPQNNLPARQYFNKPDGPCGPGYASFAPVHGRHNYQPLWQKPPPLKQLFTYSSEFGPHEVPQPSVNNSSGVIYH, encoded by the exons ATGTCGCTCGAGCGCAAAGAGGATTGGAATTCCAAGCAGCTGTATTTTGGGGGTGCCTGTAGGGCTGTCACATGGACTCGGACAGTTTCATCTAACGGTTGGCGCCAGACATGCGCTGCTGATGTCGCTGACATCTTGGTTGACGACGGATCAGTGCATTCGTCTTTGTTGCCCGGGCTGGGCAAAAAGTTGACACTGGGGGACCTCTACTCAGCTTTCCCTATCCTGAGCCCGGATGGTGACGATATTCTTTATCTCAAATCTGTGTTGGAACCTAGTATTCAGGATGGATGGGTGGCCGCTCTTGACTTGGGAAACAAGGCAGTGAAAGCAATTGGAAAGTATTATCTTCCGGATGATTTTTATTACGAACTTCGCTATGACCTTCAACATCCTTTCTTTGCCTGTACATTGTCCCGCCATCTGGATATGACTCCAG GCACTGAAGTCTCAGCGTGTCGCAAGATCCCAGAGGAGGCTAGCAGCTCTGCAAATCATCCAAGTAACTCCTCA ATCTGTGTGGGTGAGCTCAATTCCTGCGAACCAAGGAGCAAAATCCAATG GCCATTGGAATGGGCTCAGAAAAACAAGCGTGCACGGTATGCTGCTGGGAGTATTATGCAGAATGATCATATTTCCCAG CAGCTTGATGAGAAGGTGCTGGAGCTAGAGCGGGAGATAGAGCATGAGCTAGAGCGGAAGAAAGAGCGGAAG ACACAACAGCAGTGCTTCAAAAAGTGGGATGTGCAATGCTATCCCCCTGGGCAGTCATTGTGGCCCCAAAACAATCTG CCAGCGCGGCAATACTTCAACAAGCCAGATGGACCATGTGGCCCTGGTTATGCATCGTTTGCCCCTGTACATGGTCGTCACAACTACCAGCCACTGTGGCAGAAGCCACCACCATTAAAACAGCTTTTCACTTATAGCAGTGAGTTTGGACCTCATGAG GTACCCCAGCCATCCGTCAACAATAGCAGTGGAGTCATCTACCATTGA
- the LOC123044033 gene encoding uncharacterized protein isoform X1 → MSLERKEDWNSKQLYFGGACRAVTWTRTVSSNGWRQTCAADVADILVDDGSVHSSLLPGLGKKLTLGDLYSAFPILSPDGDDILYLKSVLEPSIQDGWVAALDLGNKAVKAIGKYYLPDDFYYELRYDLQHPFFACTLSRHLDMTPGTEVSACRKIPEEASSSANHPSNSSICVGELNSCEPRSKIQWPLEWAQKNKRARYAAGSIMQNDHISQVHPIENNLRKQLDEKVLELEREIEHELERKKERKTQQQCFKKWDVQCYPPGQSLWPQNNLPARQYFNKPDGPCGPGYASFAPVHGRHNYQPLWQKPPPLKQLFTYSSEFGPHEVPQPSVNNSSGVIYH, encoded by the exons ATGTCGCTCGAGCGCAAAGAGGATTGGAATTCCAAGCAGCTGTATTTTGGGGGTGCCTGTAGGGCTGTCACATGGACTCGGACAGTTTCATCTAACGGTTGGCGCCAGACATGCGCTGCTGATGTCGCTGACATCTTGGTTGACGACGGATCAGTGCATTCGTCTTTGTTGCCCGGGCTGGGCAAAAAGTTGACACTGGGGGACCTCTACTCAGCTTTCCCTATCCTGAGCCCGGATGGTGACGATATTCTTTATCTCAAATCTGTGTTGGAACCTAGTATTCAGGATGGATGGGTGGCCGCTCTTGACTTGGGAAACAAGGCAGTGAAAGCAATTGGAAAGTATTATCTTCCGGATGATTTTTATTACGAACTTCGCTATGACCTTCAACATCCTTTCTTTGCCTGTACATTGTCCCGCCATCTGGATATGACTCCAG GCACTGAAGTCTCAGCGTGTCGCAAGATCCCAGAGGAGGCTAGCAGCTCTGCAAATCATCCAAGTAACTCCTCA ATCTGTGTGGGTGAGCTCAATTCCTGCGAACCAAGGAGCAAAATCCAATG GCCATTGGAATGGGCTCAGAAAAACAAGCGTGCACGGTATGCTGCTGGGAGTATTATGCAGAATGATCATATTTCCCAGGTCCATCCTATTGAAAATAATCTGCGGAAG CAGCTTGATGAGAAGGTGCTGGAGCTAGAGCGGGAGATAGAGCATGAGCTAGAGCGGAAGAAAGAGCGGAAG ACACAACAGCAGTGCTTCAAAAAGTGGGATGTGCAATGCTATCCCCCTGGGCAGTCATTGTGGCCCCAAAACAATCTG CCAGCGCGGCAATACTTCAACAAGCCAGATGGACCATGTGGCCCTGGTTATGCATCGTTTGCCCCTGTACATGGTCGTCACAACTACCAGCCACTGTGGCAGAAGCCACCACCATTAAAACAGCTTTTCACTTATAGCAGTGAGTTTGGACCTCATGAG GTACCCCAGCCATCCGTCAACAATAGCAGTGGAGTCATCTACCATTGA